A region from the Agrococcus sp. SL85 genome encodes:
- a CDS encoding DUF4287 domain-containing protein, giving the protein MSFQAYLDAIEAKTGLTPRQLLEQARERGFDAGTRATPILEWLRDEHGLGRGHGMAMVHVITKGPRISAKHVGSGGTHADASDELWLDGAASNPHT; this is encoded by the coding sequence ATGTCGTTCCAGGCCTACCTCGACGCGATCGAGGCCAAGACGGGGCTGACGCCCCGGCAGCTGCTGGAGCAGGCCCGCGAGCGCGGCTTCGACGCCGGCACGAGGGCGACGCCCATCCTCGAGTGGCTGCGCGACGAGCACGGCCTCGGCCGCGGCCACGGCATGGCGATGGTGCACGTGATCACGAAGGGGCCGCGCATCAGCGCGAAGCACGTCGGCTCGGGCGGCACGCACGCCGATGCCAGCGACGAGCTGTGGCTCGACGGGGCGGCCTCGAACCCGCACACCTGA
- the rlmB gene encoding 23S rRNA (guanosine(2251)-2'-O)-methyltransferase RlmB: MNKPSRSPRKKGPSKGTGGNGRKALEGKGPTPKAEDRSWHVAGKRKAAKERLDAARSRSGKPGAAQPPRHRKPSSAKDESELVTGRNAVLEALRTRIPATSLILAARLEMDDRVKEILSLANKRGVPVLEVMRPELDRISGHDAVHQGVALKVPPYQYAHPIDLLEQTVDRGRTPLLVALDGVTDPRNLGAIIRSAAAFGAHGVIVPQRRSVGVTASAWKTSAGAAARVPVAMASNLTATLKELKKQGVFIIGLDGDGDVPLHELELASGPLVVVVGSEGKGLSRLVAETCDAIVSIPISDAAESLNAGIAASVTLYEVAKRRSRR, from the coding sequence ATGAACAAGCCGAGTCGCTCGCCGCGCAAGAAGGGCCCCTCGAAGGGCACCGGCGGCAACGGCCGCAAGGCGCTCGAGGGCAAGGGCCCCACGCCCAAGGCGGAGGACCGCTCCTGGCACGTCGCCGGCAAGCGCAAGGCCGCCAAGGAGCGCCTCGACGCCGCGCGCTCGCGCTCCGGCAAGCCCGGTGCCGCGCAGCCGCCGCGCCACCGCAAGCCCTCCTCCGCGAAGGACGAGTCGGAGCTCGTGACCGGCCGCAACGCCGTGCTCGAGGCGCTCCGCACGAGGATCCCCGCGACCTCGCTCATCCTCGCGGCGCGGCTCGAGATGGACGACCGCGTCAAGGAGATCCTCTCGCTCGCCAACAAGCGCGGCGTGCCCGTGCTCGAGGTCATGCGGCCGGAGCTCGACCGCATCTCGGGCCACGACGCCGTGCACCAGGGCGTCGCGCTCAAGGTGCCGCCGTACCAGTACGCGCACCCGATCGACCTGCTGGAGCAGACGGTCGACCGCGGCCGCACGCCGCTCCTCGTCGCGCTCGACGGCGTCACCGACCCGCGCAACCTCGGCGCCATCATCCGCTCGGCCGCCGCCTTCGGCGCGCACGGCGTGATCGTGCCGCAGCGCCGCTCGGTGGGCGTGACGGCGAGCGCGTGGAAGACGAGCGCGGGCGCCGCGGCGCGCGTGCCCGTCGCCATGGCCTCGAACCTCACGGCCACGCTCAAGGAGCTCAAGAAGCAGGGCGTCTTCATCATCGGCCTCGACGGCGACGGCGACGTGCCGCTCCACGAGCTCGAGCTCGCGAGCGGGCCGCTCGTCGTGGTCGTCGGCAGCGAGGGCAAGGGGCTGTCGCGGCTCGTCGCCGAGACCTGCGACGCGATCGTGTCGATCCCGATCTCGGACGCCGCGGAGTCGCTGAACGCCGGCATCGCGGCCTCGGTCACGCTCTACGAGGTGGCGAAGCGCCGCTCGCGCCGCTGA
- a CDS encoding ABC transporter ATP-binding protein: MASVTFDKATRLYPGATTPAVDAIDLEIADGEFLVLVGPSGCGKSTTLRMLAGLEEVNDGRIVIGDRDVTDMPPKDRDIAMVFQNYALYPHMTVAENMGFALKIAGVAKEERAKRVEEAAKLLDLEPYLGRKPKALSGGQRQRVAMGRAIVRQPQVFLMDEPLSNLDAKLRVQTRTQIASLQRRLGVTTVYVTHDQTEALTMGDRIAVLKDGILQQVGTPRELYANPQNVFVAGFIGSPAMNLIELPVTEGGVRFGQHLTPVSREQLAAAGSGLVVGVRPEDVSVSSDGGDGLPVTVDLVEELGADGYLYGHAEVEGKRVEIVARVDGRAHATAGDTVHITPAQEHVHLFDKESGTRV; this comes from the coding sequence ATGGCGTCTGTCACCTTCGACAAGGCAACCCGGCTGTACCCGGGTGCCACCACCCCCGCGGTCGATGCGATCGACCTCGAGATCGCGGACGGCGAGTTCCTCGTCCTCGTCGGCCCCTCGGGCTGCGGCAAGTCGACCACCCTGCGCATGCTCGCGGGCCTCGAGGAGGTCAACGACGGCCGCATCGTCATCGGCGACCGCGACGTCACCGACATGCCGCCCAAGGACCGCGACATCGCGATGGTCTTCCAGAACTACGCCCTCTACCCGCATATGACGGTGGCCGAGAACATGGGCTTCGCGCTCAAGATCGCGGGCGTCGCGAAGGAGGAGCGCGCGAAGCGCGTCGAGGAGGCGGCGAAGCTGCTCGACCTCGAGCCCTACCTCGGCCGCAAGCCCAAGGCCCTCTCCGGCGGTCAGCGCCAGCGCGTCGCGATGGGCCGCGCGATCGTGCGCCAGCCGCAGGTCTTCCTCATGGACGAGCCGCTGTCGAACCTCGACGCGAAGCTGCGCGTGCAGACGCGCACGCAGATCGCGTCGCTGCAGCGCCGCCTCGGCGTCACGACCGTCTACGTCACGCACGACCAGACGGAGGCGCTCACGATGGGCGACCGCATCGCGGTGCTCAAGGACGGCATCCTCCAGCAGGTCGGCACGCCGCGCGAGCTGTACGCGAACCCGCAGAACGTGTTCGTGGCCGGCTTCATCGGCAGCCCGGCGATGAACCTCATCGAGCTGCCCGTCACCGAGGGCGGCGTGCGCTTCGGCCAGCACCTGACGCCCGTCTCGCGCGAGCAGCTCGCGGCCGCGGGCTCCGGCCTCGTCGTCGGCGTGCGCCCCGAGGACGTCAGCGTCTCGTCGGACGGCGGCGACGGCCTGCCGGTCACGGTCGACCTCGTCGAGGAGCTCGGCGCCGACGGCTACCTCTACGGCCACGCGGAGGTCGAGGGCAAGCGCGTCGAGATCGTCGCGCGCGTCGACGGCCGCGCGCACGCGACCGCCGGCGACACCGTGCACATCACGCCCGCGCAGGAGCACGTGCACCTCTTCGACAAGGAGTCCGGCACGCGCGTCTGA
- a CDS encoding phosphoglyceromutase: protein MTERTLILLRHGQSTWNEKNLFTGWVDVRLTPQGEQEARRGGELLAERGLLPDVLYTSLLTRAIQTANIALDAADRAWIPVTRSWRLNERHYGDLQGKDKAETLAQYGEEQFMLWRRSFDVPPPVIADDNEFSQAGDPRYAGIDGEVPATECLKDVIDRFLPYWESTIAKDLDAGRTVLVTAHGNSLRALVKHLDGISDDDIAGLNIPTGIPLVYRLGDDNMPLGPGEYLDPEAAAAGAAAVAAQGAKH from the coding sequence ATGACCGAGCGCACCCTCATCCTGCTCCGCCACGGCCAGTCGACGTGGAACGAGAAGAACCTCTTCACGGGATGGGTCGACGTGCGGCTCACGCCCCAGGGCGAGCAGGAGGCCCGCCGCGGCGGCGAGCTGCTCGCCGAGCGCGGCCTGCTGCCCGACGTGCTCTACACCTCGCTCCTCACCCGCGCGATCCAGACGGCGAACATCGCGCTCGACGCCGCCGACCGCGCGTGGATCCCGGTGACCCGCTCGTGGCGCCTCAACGAGCGCCACTACGGCGACCTGCAGGGCAAGGACAAGGCCGAGACGCTCGCGCAGTACGGCGAGGAGCAGTTCATGCTGTGGCGCCGCTCGTTCGACGTGCCGCCGCCCGTCATCGCCGACGACAACGAGTTCTCGCAGGCCGGCGACCCGCGCTACGCCGGCATCGACGGCGAGGTGCCCGCGACCGAGTGCCTCAAGGACGTCATCGACCGCTTCCTGCCCTACTGGGAGTCGACGATCGCCAAGGACCTCGACGCCGGCCGCACCGTGCTCGTCACCGCCCACGGCAACTCGCTGCGCGCGCTCGTGAAGCACCTCGACGGCATCTCCGATGACGACATCGCCGGCCTCAACATCCCCACGGGCATCCCGCTCGTCTACCGCCTCGGCGACGACAACATGCCGCTCGGCCCCGGCGAGTACCTCGACCCGGAGGCCGCGGCGGCCGGTGCGGCGGCGGTGGCGGCGCAGGGCGCGAAGCACTAG
- a CDS encoding VOC family protein, with protein MASDHPVQARIGAVFVPVSDIARSAAWYGALLGVPVGTTSHEDRIHDVPLAGEAALILDAHRPVAVSSQPLCFLWSDDLERAAALVEDLGGRPSAIEDIGSVRTMRLEDPDGNLLMLCQRT; from the coding sequence ATGGCCTCCGACCACCCCGTCCAGGCGCGCATCGGCGCCGTGTTCGTGCCCGTCTCCGACATCGCGCGGTCCGCCGCCTGGTACGGCGCGCTGCTCGGGGTGCCAGTGGGCACCACGAGCCACGAGGATCGCATCCACGACGTGCCGCTGGCGGGCGAGGCCGCGCTGATCCTCGACGCCCACCGGCCGGTGGCGGTCTCGTCGCAGCCGCTGTGCTTCCTGTGGTCGGACGACCTGGAGCGCGCCGCGGCGCTCGTCGAGGACCTCGGCGGCCGCCCCTCCGCGATCGAGGACATCGGCAGCGTGCGCACGATGCGCCTCGAGGACCCGGACGGCAACCTCCTCATGCTCTGCCAGCGCACCTGA
- a CDS encoding response regulator transcription factor, translating to MTRILIVEDETALAEPLAYLLELEGYETAHAPDGDEAVRMFEEDGADLVLLDLMLPGRPGTEVCRAIRARSQVPIIMVTAKDSEVDTIVGLELGADDYVTKPYSSRELVARIRAVMRRRAVEEDEDDAVVEIGRVRLDADSHTVTVDGDEVPMPLREFELLEYLMRNAGRVLTRGQLIDRVWGSDYFGDTKTLDVHIKRLRAKIEEDPSNPVTVVTRRGLGYRFER from the coding sequence ATGACGCGCATCCTGATCGTCGAGGACGAGACCGCGCTCGCCGAGCCGCTCGCCTACCTGCTCGAGCTCGAGGGCTACGAGACCGCGCACGCCCCGGACGGCGACGAGGCGGTGCGCATGTTCGAGGAGGACGGCGCCGACCTCGTGCTGCTCGACCTCATGCTGCCGGGCCGCCCGGGCACCGAGGTGTGCCGCGCGATCCGCGCGAGGTCGCAGGTGCCGATCATCATGGTGACGGCGAAGGACTCGGAGGTCGACACGATCGTCGGCCTCGAGCTCGGCGCCGACGACTACGTCACGAAGCCCTACTCCTCGCGCGAGCTCGTCGCCCGCATCCGCGCCGTCATGCGCCGCCGCGCGGTGGAGGAGGACGAGGACGACGCCGTCGTCGAGATCGGCCGCGTGCGCCTCGATGCCGACAGCCACACCGTCACGGTCGACGGCGACGAGGTGCCGATGCCGCTGCGCGAGTTCGAGCTGCTCGAGTACCTCATGCGCAACGCCGGCCGCGTGCTCACGCGCGGGCAGCTCATCGACCGCGTCTGGGGCAGCGACTACTTCGGCGACACCAAGACGCTCGACGTGCACATCAAGCGCCTGCGGGCGAAGATCGAGGAGGACCCCTCGAACCCGGTCACGGTCGTCACGCGCCGGGGCCTCGGGTACCGCTTCGAGCGCTGA
- the ispD gene encoding 2-C-methyl-D-erythritol 4-phosphate cytidylyltransferase, whose product MTATALIVVAAGSGTRLGRGVPKAFATVAGAPVLEHALRGLAGVDARIVVVAPAGGEAEARAIAARAGVEADVVAGGATRADSVAAGLEAAEGAEHVLVHDAARALAPRALVERVLAALRAGAGAVVPVLPVVDTIRAAEGEALGAIVDRAALRAMQTPQGFEAALLRRAYAAAGEGRAASTDDAQLVQALGEPVVAVPGDELAFKITTPADADRAAMLLGPATRVGIGVDVHAFGGDGPLRVAGLEWEGQGLAGHSDGDVVCHAIVDALLGAAGLGDIGGLVGVDDPQHAGARGETFVRLAVERLAEHGWRPQSVSVQVLGVRPRIGARRDEAQAVLAAMVGAPVSVSGTTTDGLGALGRGEGLQAIATALVARA is encoded by the coding sequence GTGACCGCCACCGCCCTCATCGTCGTCGCCGCCGGCTCCGGCACCCGCCTCGGCCGGGGCGTGCCCAAGGCCTTCGCGACGGTCGCCGGCGCGCCTGTGCTCGAGCACGCGCTCCGCGGCCTCGCCGGCGTCGACGCCCGGATCGTCGTCGTCGCGCCCGCGGGCGGCGAGGCCGAGGCGCGGGCGATCGCCGCGCGCGCGGGCGTCGAGGCCGACGTCGTCGCGGGCGGCGCGACGCGCGCCGACTCGGTCGCGGCGGGCCTCGAGGCCGCGGAGGGGGCCGAGCACGTGCTCGTGCACGACGCCGCGCGCGCCCTCGCGCCGCGCGCGCTCGTCGAGCGCGTGCTCGCGGCGCTCCGCGCCGGCGCGGGCGCGGTCGTGCCGGTGCTGCCCGTCGTCGACACGATCCGGGCTGCGGAGGGCGAGGCGCTCGGCGCGATCGTCGACCGGGCCGCGCTCCGGGCGATGCAGACCCCGCAGGGCTTCGAGGCCGCGCTGCTGCGACGCGCCTACGCGGCGGCGGGGGAGGGTCGGGCCGCCTCGACCGACGACGCGCAGCTCGTGCAGGCGCTCGGCGAGCCGGTCGTGGCCGTGCCGGGCGACGAGCTCGCGTTCAAGATCACGACGCCCGCCGACGCCGACCGCGCGGCGATGCTGCTCGGGCCCGCGACGCGCGTCGGGATCGGCGTCGACGTCCACGCCTTCGGCGGCGACGGGCCGCTGCGCGTCGCAGGGCTCGAGTGGGAGGGGCAGGGCCTCGCGGGCCACTCCGACGGCGACGTCGTCTGCCACGCGATCGTCGACGCGCTGCTGGGGGCGGCGGGCCTCGGCGACATCGGCGGCCTCGTCGGCGTCGACGATCCGCAGCACGCGGGCGCGAGGGGCGAGACCTTCGTGCGCCTCGCGGTCGAGCGGCTCGCCGAGCACGGCTGGCGGCCGCAGAGCGTGAGCGTCCAGGTGCTCGGCGTGCGGCCCCGCATCGGCGCGCGGCGCGACGAGGCGCAGGCGGTGCTCGCCGCGATGGTCGGGGCGCCCGTGAGCGTCTCCGGCACGACGACCGACGGCCTGGGCGCGCTCGGCCGCGGCGAGGGCCTCCAGGCGATCGCGACCGCCCTCGTCGCGCGCGCGTAG
- a CDS encoding sensor histidine kinase: MDAAWYVLLALLLGFAVGALSVHLLGVAAQRGRRVMAIASEPVPDGIAAMIGVLESAGIVLDGSNQVILSSPGAEALDLVDGRHLRQATILEAVRRVWRTGEAETVDLVHRRGRIGSGTELQLRVRVTPLGNRFVLVLAADRTEEVRLAGVRRDFVANVSHELKTPIGAVAVLAEAIEAAALDPDRVRSFAQRMQLEADRLGRMTKELIDLSRIQADDPLEHAARVPLARVVDVAVDRNRVAADAKRMRIIPRVLDDVEVLGSEELLTMALQNLVANAVQYSPEATHVGVGVRLEGGVVEVAVTDKGVGIEPEDRDRVFERFYRVDPARSRVTGGTGLGLSIVKHVATSHGGEVTLWSRPGQGSTFTLRLPVAAAPARKEDA, encoded by the coding sequence GTGGATGCGGCCTGGTACGTCCTCCTCGCGCTCCTGCTGGGCTTCGCCGTCGGAGCGCTCTCGGTGCATCTGCTCGGCGTGGCCGCGCAGCGCGGCCGTCGCGTCATGGCGATCGCGAGCGAGCCCGTGCCCGACGGCATCGCCGCGATGATCGGCGTGCTGGAGTCGGCGGGCATCGTCCTCGACGGCTCGAACCAGGTCATCCTCTCCTCGCCCGGTGCCGAGGCCCTCGACCTCGTCGACGGCCGGCACCTGCGCCAGGCGACGATCCTCGAGGCCGTGCGCCGCGTGTGGCGCACGGGCGAGGCCGAGACCGTCGACCTCGTGCATCGGCGCGGCCGCATCGGCTCGGGCACCGAGCTGCAGCTGCGGGTGCGGGTGACGCCGCTCGGCAACCGCTTCGTGCTCGTGCTCGCCGCCGACCGCACCGAGGAGGTGCGGCTCGCGGGCGTGCGCCGCGACTTCGTCGCCAACGTCTCGCACGAGCTCAAGACGCCCATCGGCGCCGTCGCCGTGCTCGCCGAGGCAATCGAGGCGGCCGCGCTCGATCCCGACCGCGTGCGCTCGTTCGCGCAGCGCATGCAGCTCGAGGCGGACCGGCTGGGGCGCATGACCAAGGAGCTCATCGACCTCTCGCGCATCCAGGCCGACGACCCGCTCGAGCACGCGGCGCGCGTGCCGCTCGCGCGCGTCGTCGACGTCGCGGTCGACCGCAATCGCGTCGCCGCCGACGCGAAGCGGATGCGGATCATCCCGCGCGTGCTCGACGACGTCGAGGTGCTCGGCTCCGAGGAGCTGCTGACGATGGCCCTGCAGAACCTCGTCGCCAACGCCGTGCAGTACTCGCCGGAGGCGACGCACGTCGGCGTCGGCGTGCGGCTCGAGGGCGGCGTCGTGGAGGTCGCCGTCACCGACAAGGGCGTCGGGATCGAGCCCGAGGACCGCGATCGCGTCTTCGAGCGCTTCTACCGGGTCGATCCCGCGCGCAGCCGCGTGACGGGCGGCACGGGCCTCGGGCTCAGCATCGTCAAGCACGTCGCCACGAGCCACGGGGGCGAGGTCACGCTGTGGTCGCGACCCGGCCAGGGCTCCACGTTCACGCTGCGGCTGCCGGTCGCGGCCGCACCCGCCCGCAAGGAGGACGCATGA
- a CDS encoding DsbA family protein, translating to MSEKLTKNERRAQAREQARKMQEQRRRKERVRKGLTIGGIVVAAVAIVAIVAVVIVNSIRPAGPGPENMASNGIVIGQDFVAERTAATAPEAEPTPTEPRDDIIQIEIYQDYMCPVCGAFDETNRATLEQLLSTGAATVEIHPISILDRASLGTKYSTRSASAAACVGEFAPDQFWAFNSAMYDAQPAENTAGLSNDEIVGVAETAGIDVSGGLADCIRETRFGSWAEDATVRAGTQPLPGTDGVVADRTPTVIVNGQQYPGSPSDAAGFQAFVTATAGQLTGGGETATPEPTPSEG from the coding sequence ATGAGCGAGAAGCTGACGAAGAACGAGCGCCGCGCGCAGGCGCGCGAGCAGGCCCGGAAGATGCAGGAGCAGCGCCGCCGCAAGGAGCGCGTCCGCAAGGGCCTCACGATCGGCGGCATCGTCGTCGCGGCGGTCGCGATCGTCGCGATCGTCGCGGTCGTGATCGTCAACAGCATCCGGCCCGCAGGCCCCGGCCCCGAGAACATGGCCTCGAACGGCATCGTGATCGGCCAGGACTTCGTGGCCGAGCGCACCGCCGCGACGGCGCCCGAGGCCGAGCCGACGCCCACCGAGCCGCGCGACGACATCATCCAGATCGAGATCTACCAGGACTACATGTGCCCGGTGTGCGGTGCGTTCGACGAGACGAACCGCGCGACGCTCGAGCAGCTGCTCTCGACCGGCGCCGCCACGGTCGAGATCCACCCGATCTCGATCCTCGACCGGGCCTCGCTCGGCACGAAGTACTCGACCCGCTCGGCCTCGGCCGCCGCGTGCGTCGGCGAGTTCGCGCCCGACCAGTTCTGGGCCTTCAACAGCGCCATGTACGACGCGCAGCCGGCCGAGAACACCGCGGGCCTGTCGAACGACGAGATCGTCGGCGTCGCCGAGACCGCCGGCATCGACGTCTCGGGCGGCCTCGCCGACTGCATCCGCGAGACCCGCTTCGGCTCGTGGGCCGAGGACGCCACCGTGCGGGCCGGCACGCAGCCGCTGCCCGGCACCGACGGCGTCGTCGCCGACCGCACCCCCACGGTCATCGTGAACGGCCAGCAGTACCCCGGCTCGCCCTCCGACGCCGCGGGCTTCCAGGCCTTCGTGACCGCGACCGCCGGCCAGCTGACCGGCGGCGGCGAGACCGCGACCCCCGAGCCCACGCCGAGCGAGGGCTGA
- a CDS encoding CarD family transcriptional regulator: MNFEVGETVVYPHHGAATITEVKVRKIKGVETTYLKLNVAQGGLTIEVPAQNVDMVGVRDVIGEEGLDRVFEVLRADFTEEPTNWARRYKANVEKLASGDVIKVSEVVRDLSRRDQDRGLSAGEKRMLAKARQILVSELALAEHTDEDAAAVRLDEALAPAS; the protein is encoded by the coding sequence ATGAACTTTGAGGTCGGAGAGACGGTCGTCTACCCCCACCACGGCGCAGCGACCATCACCGAGGTGAAGGTCCGCAAGATCAAGGGCGTCGAGACCACCTACCTCAAGCTGAACGTCGCGCAGGGCGGGCTGACCATCGAGGTCCCCGCGCAGAACGTCGACATGGTGGGCGTCCGCGACGTCATCGGCGAGGAGGGCCTCGACCGCGTGTTCGAGGTGCTGCGCGCCGACTTCACCGAGGAGCCCACGAACTGGGCCCGCCGCTACAAGGCCAACGTCGAGAAGCTCGCCTCGGGCGACGTCATCAAGGTGAGCGAGGTCGTGCGCGACCTCTCGCGCCGCGACCAGGACCGCGGCCTGTCGGCCGGTGAGAAGCGCATGCTCGCGAAGGCCCGCCAGATCCTCGTCTCGGAGCTCGCCCTCGCCGAGCACACCGACGAGGACGCCGCCGCCGTCCGCCTCGACGAGGCCCTCGCGCCCGCGAGCTGA
- the cysS gene encoding cysteine--tRNA ligase: MTVRIHDSRQQAVVDLRPLRDGAVSMYVCGPTVQSSPHVGHVRSAVAYDVWRRWLEHRGHRVTFVRNVTDIDDKVLVNAVDEPWWALAYRVEQEFAAAYRAVGVLAPTYEPRATASIPEMHALIALLIERGHAYPALDGSADVYFDVRSFAAYGALTRQSIDAMEPAADADPRGKRDPRDFALWKARKDDEPADASWASPWGEGRPGWHIECSAMARRYLGDAFDIHGGGLDLRFPHHENELAQSSAAGLGFAGVWSHNGLVHVDGEKMSKSLGNSIFAADLLAATRPIVVRYFLVAPHYRSTIDLRTAEGSLAGGSLAEAEAAFGRIEGMLERAARAGALPDAAVPEAFAAAMDDDLSTPQAVAVLHDTTRAANAALDAGDAASGLARAGEALAMLRVLGLDPADAVWHPEGSAGAAALESLVESLLAERREARAARDFAASDRIRDALAAAGIAVEDGKDTTTWSIA, encoded by the coding sequence GTGACCGTGCGCATCCACGACTCGAGGCAGCAGGCCGTCGTCGACCTCCGTCCCCTGCGCGACGGCGCGGTGTCGATGTACGTCTGCGGACCCACCGTGCAGTCGTCGCCGCACGTCGGCCACGTGCGCAGCGCCGTCGCCTACGACGTGTGGCGCCGCTGGCTCGAGCACCGCGGCCACCGCGTCACCTTCGTGCGCAACGTCACCGACATCGACGACAAGGTGCTCGTCAACGCCGTCGACGAGCCGTGGTGGGCGCTCGCCTACCGCGTCGAGCAGGAGTTCGCCGCCGCGTACCGCGCCGTCGGCGTGCTCGCGCCCACCTACGAGCCGCGCGCGACCGCCTCGATCCCCGAGATGCACGCGCTCATCGCGCTCCTCATCGAGCGCGGCCACGCCTACCCCGCGCTCGACGGCTCCGCCGACGTGTACTTCGACGTGCGCTCCTTCGCCGCCTACGGCGCCCTCACCCGCCAGTCGATCGATGCGATGGAGCCGGCCGCGGACGCCGACCCGCGCGGCAAGCGCGATCCGCGCGACTTCGCGCTCTGGAAGGCGCGCAAGGACGACGAGCCCGCCGACGCCTCCTGGGCCTCTCCTTGGGGCGAGGGGCGCCCCGGCTGGCACATCGAGTGCTCGGCCATGGCGCGGCGGTACCTCGGCGACGCCTTCGACATCCACGGCGGCGGCCTCGACCTGCGCTTCCCGCACCACGAGAACGAGCTCGCGCAGTCGAGCGCCGCGGGCCTCGGCTTCGCGGGCGTCTGGAGCCACAACGGGCTCGTGCACGTCGACGGCGAGAAGATGTCGAAGTCGCTCGGCAACTCGATCTTCGCCGCCGACCTGCTCGCTGCCACGCGCCCGATCGTCGTCCGGTACTTCCTCGTCGCGCCGCACTACCGCTCGACGATCGACCTGCGCACGGCGGAGGGCTCGCTCGCGGGCGGCTCGCTCGCCGAGGCCGAGGCCGCCTTCGGCCGCATCGAGGGCATGCTCGAGCGCGCGGCACGCGCCGGCGCGCTGCCCGACGCCGCGGTCCCGGAGGCCTTCGCGGCCGCGATGGACGACGACCTCTCCACGCCGCAGGCCGTCGCCGTGCTGCACGACACCACGAGGGCCGCGAACGCCGCCCTCGACGCGGGCGACGCGGCCTCCGGCCTCGCCCGAGCGGGCGAGGCGCTCGCGATGCTGCGGGTGCTCGGGCTCGACCCGGCCGACGCCGTGTGGCATCCTGAGGGGTCGGCTGGAGCCGCGGCGCTCGAGAGCCTCGTCGAGTCGCTGCTCGCCGAGCGGCGCGAGGCGCGCGCCGCGCGGGACTTCGCCGCATCCGACCGCATCCGCGACGCGCTCGCCGCCGCGGGCATCGCCGTCGAGGACGGCAAGGACACGACCACCTGGAGCATCGCATGA
- a CDS encoding DUF4032 domain-containing protein, with amino-acid sequence MASTDLRITSAMMDATLLDLPWDLPLDEWSDDTVVSLPKGISRHLVRFARLGGRVVAIKETTEEMATGEYRMLRRLQRLDVPCVEPVAVVAGRRTVLGEPLPTALVTRHLRFSLPYRALYSSALKRSTAQRLVDALAGLLVRLHLVGFYWGDVSLSNTLFRRDAGAFAAYLVDAETGTIPPGGLSDGRRADDLEIARVNIAGELLDLAAGGRLDDSIDPVAVAGSIVEQYRELWHTLTSDEIVPSTERWRINARLERLNALGFDIEELSLSTGDGGTTVRIQPKVVDPGHHHRRLSSLTGIDAEENQARRMLNDLDQYVAHEREARPRMGDEALANEWFERVYLPIVDAVPRELGGKLESPEVFHEVLEHRWYLSERERREIPLDEAVSSYIETQLQHRRDEAALLGVPVTVTMPIIPLETGEIDLADEDDDPDWRSKV; translated from the coding sequence ATGGCCTCGACCGACCTCCGCATCACCTCGGCGATGATGGACGCGACCCTGCTCGACCTGCCCTGGGACCTGCCGCTCGACGAGTGGTCGGACGACACGGTGGTGTCGCTCCCCAAGGGCATCTCGCGCCACCTCGTGCGCTTCGCGCGGCTCGGCGGCCGGGTGGTCGCCATCAAGGAGACCACCGAGGAGATGGCGACGGGCGAGTACCGCATGCTCCGCCGCCTGCAGCGCCTCGACGTGCCCTGCGTCGAGCCCGTCGCCGTGGTCGCGGGCCGACGCACCGTGCTCGGCGAGCCGCTGCCGACGGCGCTCGTCACGCGGCACCTGCGGTTCTCGCTCCCCTACCGGGCGCTCTACTCCTCGGCGCTCAAGCGCTCGACGGCGCAGCGCCTCGTCGACGCGCTCGCGGGACTCCTCGTGCGCCTGCACCTCGTGGGCTTCTACTGGGGCGACGTGTCGCTCTCGAACACGCTCTTCCGCCGCGACGCGGGCGCCTTCGCCGCCTACCTCGTCGACGCCGAGACCGGCACGATCCCGCCGGGCGGGCTCTCCGACGGCCGGCGGGCCGACGACCTCGAGATCGCGCGCGTCAACATCGCGGGCGAGCTGCTCGACCTCGCCGCGGGCGGCCGCCTCGACGACTCCATCGACCCCGTCGCGGTCGCCGGCTCGATCGTCGAGCAGTACCGCGAGCTCTGGCACACCCTCACGAGCGACGAGATCGTGCCCTCGACGGAGCGCTGGCGCATCAACGCGCGGCTCGAGCGGCTCAACGCGCTCGGCTTCGACATCGAGGAGCTCTCGCTCTCGACCGGCGACGGCGGCACGACGGTGCGGATCCAGCCGAAGGTCGTCGACCCCGGCCACCACCACCGGCGGCTCTCGTCGCTCACGGGCATCGACGCCGAGGAGAACCAGGCGCGGCGCATGCTCAACGACCTCGACCAGTACGTGGCGCACGAGCGCGAGGCGCGGCCGCGGATGGGCGACGAGGCGCTCGCGAACGAGTGGTTCGAGCGCGTCTACCTGCCCATCGTCGACGCGGTGCCGCGCGAGCTCGGCGGCAAGCTCGAGTCCCCCGAGGTCTTCCACGAGGTGCTCGAGCACCGCTGGTACCTCTCCGAGCGCGAGCGGCGCGAGATCCCCCTCGACGAGGCGGTCTCGAGCTACATCGAGACGCAGCTGCAGCACCGGCGCGACGAGGCAGCGCTCCTGGGCGTGCCCGTGACGGTGACGATGCCCATCATCCCGCTCGAGACGGGCGAGATCGACCTGGCCGACGAGGACGACGACCCCGATTGGCGCAGCAAGGTCTGA